The following coding sequences are from one Triticum dicoccoides isolate Atlit2015 ecotype Zavitan chromosome 4A, WEW_v2.0, whole genome shotgun sequence window:
- the LOC119285173 gene encoding myosin-binding protein 2-like: MATSSAGRYAAALHRRTHRVTSALAYAALEWVLIALLLLNGLLSHAVARFAAYFRLRPPCLLCSRADRLFGAEQEDADQAAGDARWLRGLLCGAHAAEISGMGYCLHHRRLVADAADMCEGCLSSWKREMMRDAEEDGAVVCSCCKALVQITSSRALEDPAVHHKAAEEEEQDQGYVLLDQEDHEDEEEEQNEEEAQEQQGEIKVAAVEDESLEFMAQGEEITPEDDDRLVPVVALDEMTIADDSGLHPDAPGSQRDDMNRTDDERDSDDLDTAVVPEEKRMLASSVATAPATAENSIRQDDELVLEDTVETGDFRTDEGDIVVPQATEAIPEDGSKSAEVETNCEVSIGSDICEQEQDGHAAPFQELVALEELFSPLEYADDRTSPPEILHETAPAEQEASEAEHEATASRRFEYQSNGENEEDEDRAPETPTYSFAAQNSGKRFLLERKRSLSLSLDGSVSSEVECAEPSTVDQLRSALQAERKTLSAMYAELEEERNAAAIATNQTMAMINRLQEEKAAMQMEALQYQRMMEEQSEYDQEAMQLLTELVTKREREKQELERELELYKQKLLQYEDRERRRMPAFEDNARSPDGNGTSASSSGEDSDENSDDSCELGESPSGNLQSSPDAALSPRADQENTGHLVALDDSLTYMEMERLSILEELKALEERLFTLEDDDINGSNAAAGLSSDDHGPHSPENGLAGNKARFEGRASVSRGKSLLPLFDAVGDENVDRAPPAATDGSTKPAVAVFAKEQERLAIIEEVDHVYERLQALEADKEFLRHCIKSLKKGDKGMHLLQEILQHLRELRGVELHAKHAGDAIVANSA; the protein is encoded by the exons ATGGCGACGTCCTCGGCGGGCCGGTACGCGGCGGCGCTCCACCGGCGGACGCACCGGGTCACGTCCGCGCTGGCCTACGCGGCGCTCGAGTGGGTCCTCATCGCGCTGCTGCTCCTCAACGGCCTCCTCTCCCACGCCGTCGCCCGCTTCGCCGCCTACTTCCGCCTCCGCCCGCCCTGCCTCCTCTGCTCCCGCGCCGACCGCCTCTTCGGCGCCGAGCAGGAGGACGCCGATCAGGCGGCGGGCGACGCGCGCTGGCTGCGGGGGCTCCTCTGCGGCGCCCACGCGGCCGAGATCTCCGGGATGGGCTActgcctccaccaccgccgcctcgtcgccgacgCCGCCGACATGTGCGAGGGCTGCCTCTCTTCCTGGAAGAGGGAGATGATGCGGGACGCGGAGGAGGACGGCGCCGTGGTCTGCTCTTGCTGCAAAGCCCTCGTGCAGATTACTTCTTCACGCGCGCTGGAGGATCCTGCTGTACACCACAAGGCagccgaagaagaagaacaagatcaaGGCTACGttctgctggatcaagaagaccacgaagacgaagaagaggagcaAAACGAAGAGGAAGCACAAGAACAACAAGGAGAGATCAAGGTGGCTGCCGTGGAGGACGAGTCCTTGGAATTCATGGCTCAGGGCGAAGAGATCACGCCTGAAGACGACGATCGCTTGGTGCCGGTGGTGGCACTCGATGAGATGACAATTGCCGACGATTCGGGTCTGCATCCGGATGCCCCTGGCTCTCAGCGGGACGACATGAATCGCACGGACGATGAGCGTGATTCGGATGATCTTgataccgcagtggttccggaggagAAGAGGATGCTGGCTTCTTCGGTTGCAACGGCGCCTGCCACGGCCGAGAATTCCATTCGCCAAGATGATGAACTGGTTCTTGAAGATACTGTCGAAACTGGAGATTTCAGGACTGATGAAGGAGACATTGTTGTGCCTCAAG CCACTGAAGCAATTCCTGAAGATGGCAGCAAATCGGCAGAGGTGGAGACTAACTGCGAGGTGTCAATCGGGAGCGACATCTGCGAGCAGGAGCAAGATGGCCATGCTGCTCCGTTTCAAGAACTGGTGGCGCTGGAGGAGCTGTTTTCTCCATTGGAATATGCAGATGACCGGACATCACCACCGGAGATCCTCCATGAAACAGCCCCAGCCGAGCAAG AAGCAAGTGAAGCAGAGCATGAGGCGACGGCGAGCCGGAGATTTGAGTACCAATCGAATGGCGAGAACGAGGAGGACGAAGACAGGGCACCGGAGACGCCCACCTACAGCTTTGCTGCCCAGAACTCCGGCAAAAGGTTCTTGCTCGAGAGGAAGCGGTCACTGTCCTTGTCCTTGGATGGCAGCGTGTCGAGCGAGGTCGAGTGTGCCGAGCCTTCCACCGTCGATCAGCTGAGATCCGCGCTGCAGGCGGAGCGAAAGACGCTCAGCGCCATGTACGCCGAGCTGGAGGAAGAGAGGAACGCCGCCGCCATCGCGACCAACCAGACGATGGCGATGATCAACCGGCTGCAGGAGGAGAAGGCCGCCATGCAGATGGAGGCGCTGCAGTACCAGAGGATGATGGAGGAGCAGTCCGAGTACGACCAGGAGGCGATGCAGCTGCTGACGGAGCTGGTcaccaagagggagagggagaagcagGAGCTGGAGAGGGAGCTGGAGCTGTACAAGCAAAAGCTGCTGCAGTACGAGGacagggagaggaggaggatgccGGCCTTCGAGGACAATGCGCGTAGCCCCGACGGCAATGGCACCTCTGCGTCGTCCAGCGGCGAGGACAGCGACGAGAATTCCGATGACTCCTGCGAGCTGGGCGAGTCTCCGAGCGGCAATCTTCAGAGCTCGCCGGACGCTGCTCTTAGCCCCAGGGCGGATCAAGAGAACACCGGTCATCTTGTGGCGCTGGATGACTCCTTGACGTACATGGAGATGGAGAGGCTGTCCATCTTGGAGGAGCTCAAGGcactcgaggagcggctcttcacgcTGGAAGACGACGATATCAACGGCAGCAATGCGGCTGCTGGCCTTTCCTCAGACGATCACGGTCCCCATTCGCCGGAGAATGGCCTCGCCGGCAACAAGGCCAGGTTTGAAGGCAGAGCTTCTGTTTCCAGAGGAAAGAGCCTCCTACCTCTCTTTGACGCGGTCGGTGACGAGAACGTCGACCGTGCACCACCAGCAGCCACCGATGGTTCGACGAAACCGGCCGTCGCCGTGTTCGCCAAAGAGCAGGAGAGGCTGGCGATAATCGAGGAGGTGGATCATGTGTACGAGAGGCTGCAAGCACTGGAGGCGGACAAGGAGTTCCTGAGGCACTGCATCAAGTCCCTCAAGAAAGGGGACAAGGGCATGCACCTTCTCCAGGAGATCCTGCAGCATCTTCGCGAGCTCCGGGGCGTGGAGCTTCATGCCAAGCACGCCGGCGATGCCATTGTTGCAAATTCAGCATAG